A genomic window from Cutibacterium acnes includes:
- a CDS encoding class II aldolase/adducin family protein, translating into MTPDDMVVVDSEGKIIEGDRGPASDTASHLYVYRRRDDIRSIVHTHSTFATAWAATGQDIPYSLAAVADEFGGPVPCAGYAHIGTEQIGEQVMRFIDQCPAVLLRKHGVFTVGASIEKALKAAVMVEDVARTLAYATMIGDISSLPQSEIDANHDRYINRYGTATASTGVTS; encoded by the coding sequence ATGACTCCCGATGACATGGTCGTCGTCGACAGTGAGGGCAAGATCATCGAAGGGGACCGGGGACCGGCCTCGGACACGGCCTCTCACCTTTATGTGTATCGCCGGCGTGATGACATTCGCAGCATCGTCCACACTCACTCCACCTTTGCTACCGCGTGGGCCGCCACCGGTCAGGACATCCCGTATTCCCTGGCGGCCGTTGCTGACGAGTTCGGTGGGCCCGTACCTTGTGCTGGTTATGCCCACATTGGCACCGAGCAGATCGGGGAGCAGGTCATGAGGTTCATCGACCAGTGCCCGGCAGTGCTTTTGAGGAAGCACGGTGTCTTTACCGTCGGGGCCTCCATCGAGAAAGCCCTCAAGGCGGCCGTCATGGTGGAGGACGTCGCACGAACTCTGGCCTACGCGACGATGATCGGTGACATTTCGTCGCTGCCGCAGTCTGAGATCGACGCCAACCATGATCGCTACATCAACCGTTACGGCACAGCGACTGCGTCCACCGGGGTGACCTCCTGA
- a CDS encoding RpiB/LacA/LacB family sugar-phosphate isomerase, with translation MGLRIVVAADPAAVEYKDVVKADLEADSRVDDVIDVGVQAGDDTLYPHIGIKGAHVIKDGKADRGIFFCGTGMGMAITANKVPGIRACTAHDSFSVERLIMSNDAHVLCLGQRVIGRELARRLAHEFIGYTFDPSSHSKANIDLIDAYESGAGESAPGNC, from the coding sequence ATGGGACTAAGGATCGTTGTCGCCGCTGATCCGGCGGCAGTCGAGTACAAGGATGTCGTCAAGGCTGACCTGGAAGCGGATTCGCGAGTCGATGACGTTATCGACGTCGGTGTTCAGGCTGGTGACGACACCCTCTACCCGCACATCGGCATCAAAGGAGCTCACGTCATCAAAGATGGAAAGGCCGATCGAGGAATCTTCTTCTGCGGCACCGGGATGGGCATGGCCATCACGGCCAACAAGGTGCCAGGCATTCGCGCCTGTACCGCCCACGACTCCTTCTCCGTAGAGCGGCTCATCATGTCCAACGACGCCCACGTGCTATGCCTCGGCCAACGCGTCATCGGTCGCGAACTTGCCCGTCGCTTAGCCCACGAGTTCATCGGGTACACCTTCGACCCGAGTTCCCACTCCAAGGCCAACATCGATCTCATCGACGCATATGAGTCAGGTGCTGGGGAATCCGCCCCTGGCAACTGCTGA
- a CDS encoding DeoR/GlpR family DNA-binding transcription regulator: MSKKEGAPRGGPRARQFAIAEAVVRAGSVSVEDLVESTGVSAMTIYRDLAILESSGVLQRHRGRVVAVANGLHEADAAFRLEQSSSDKQAVAELASDLIAPGSSIMLDDSTSGVWVLRSLPEHTPLTVVTNSLLVAKEVITTSSDKLVVTGSEYQSWAQSLMGPAAVRMIRSMHADLCFLSASGIFEAGCYHPYQEVVEVKRAMLESAETRVLLLDHTKFGRRALFKFADLTEFDHVVVDAHTPRGILSQLSDLGVHLMVVETSASRS; this comes from the coding sequence CCGGGCCGGGTCGGTGAGCGTCGAGGACCTCGTCGAGTCAACCGGCGTCTCCGCTATGACGATCTACCGTGACCTGGCAATCCTCGAAAGCAGCGGCGTGCTGCAACGTCACCGGGGGCGAGTTGTGGCCGTGGCTAACGGTCTGCACGAGGCCGATGCTGCTTTCCGTCTGGAGCAGAGCTCTTCCGATAAGCAGGCCGTCGCCGAGCTGGCGAGCGACCTCATCGCTCCAGGCAGCTCGATCATGCTCGATGACTCCACTTCCGGGGTGTGGGTCTTGCGTTCCCTACCTGAGCACACCCCTTTGACGGTGGTGACGAACTCCCTGCTAGTTGCCAAGGAGGTCATCACGACCAGCTCTGACAAGCTCGTCGTCACCGGAAGCGAGTATCAGTCTTGGGCGCAGTCCCTCATGGGACCCGCCGCCGTGCGCATGATCCGCAGCATGCACGCTGACCTGTGCTTCCTGTCGGCGTCGGGGATCTTCGAGGCAGGTTGCTATCACCCGTACCAAGAGGTTGTCGAGGTGAAACGGGCCATGCTGGAATCAGCCGAGACACGCGTCCTGCTGCTCGACCACACCAAGTTTGGACGCCGTGCTCTGTTCAAGTTCGCAGATCTCACTGAGTTCGACCATGTCGTCGTCGACGCACACACTCCGCGCGGGATCCTCAGTCAGCTTAGCGATCTGGGTGTCCACCTCATGGTGGTCGAGACGTCTGCATCGAGATCCTGA
- a CDS encoding HAD-IIA family hydrolase, with translation MHDVIDIPTDFARAYVFDMDGTIYLGEHLLPGARRMIEELRRREIPVRFLSNNPTKDPDQYVDKLTRLGLPTTIEDISNTVVTTTRWLVNNHPDAKVFAIAEEPLKRSLREAGIELCEDPEKIDIVIASYDRTFDYRKLQIAFDAIWFHKRAFLIQTNPDRFCPFPGGRGEPDCAAVTAAIEACTGQQCKVSLGKPSPVMLTEALSGLDVDPTDCVMVGDRLQTDIQMALDTGMKSACVLTGEATADDVAALDVEHRPTWTLDRIDRLIPASAWRELGWTEDNDD, from the coding sequence ATGCATGACGTCATCGACATACCTACTGATTTCGCCCGGGCCTACGTGTTCGACATGGACGGCACTATCTACCTCGGTGAGCACCTACTGCCGGGTGCTCGCCGCATGATCGAGGAATTGCGCCGTCGTGAGATCCCAGTGAGGTTTTTGTCGAACAACCCGACCAAGGACCCGGACCAGTACGTCGACAAGCTCACGAGATTGGGTCTGCCCACGACCATCGAGGACATCTCCAACACGGTCGTGACGACAACGCGCTGGCTGGTCAACAACCACCCCGACGCTAAAGTTTTCGCGATCGCTGAGGAGCCCCTCAAGCGGAGCCTACGTGAGGCCGGGATCGAGCTGTGTGAGGACCCCGAGAAGATAGACATCGTCATCGCTTCGTATGACCGCACCTTCGACTACCGCAAGCTTCAGATCGCCTTCGACGCCATCTGGTTCCATAAGCGGGCATTCCTCATCCAGACCAACCCAGATCGGTTCTGCCCCTTCCCTGGCGGCCGTGGCGAGCCCGACTGCGCTGCCGTAACCGCAGCTATCGAGGCATGCACGGGACAGCAGTGCAAGGTCAGCTTGGGCAAGCCGTCGCCGGTGATGCTTACCGAAGCCCTGTCCGGCCTCGACGTTGACCCGACAGACTGCGTTATGGTCGGTGACCGGCTGCAAACCGACATCCAGATGGCCCTCGATACCGGAATGAAGTCGGCCTGTGTGTTGACTGGCGAGGCCACTGCTGACGACGTTGCAGCTCTCGACGTTGAGCATCGTCCCACCTGGACTCTGGATCGCATCGACCGACTTATCCCAGCCTCGGCATGGCGCGAACTCGGCTGGACCGAAGACAACGATGACTGA